GGTCGGCGGCCGGACCCTCGCCGAGCGAGGCCGCGTTGAGGCGCAGCACGGTCAGCGGGGTGCGGAGGCGGTGGGACAGGTCGGCGGCCAGTTCCCGCTCGTTGGCCAGGAGCTGGACCACCTGGTCGGCCATGGAGTTGAAGGCGACCGCCGCGAGCCGCAGTTCGTTCGGCCCCTCCTCCGGCACCCGTGCCCCCAGCTTCCCCTCCCCCAGTTCGTGGGCGCCCTCCACCAGGCGCTGCGCGGGCTGCACCATGCGCACGCCCAGCCGGTCGGCGACCGCCACCGAGCCGACGATCAGGGCGATGCCGACCCCGGCGAGCACCGCCCAGGCGGTGCCGACTCCGTTGGTGACCGCGGACTCGGGGACGTAGACCTCCACGACGGCGATCTCGCCGGTGCTGAGCGCGACCGGCTGGAGCAGCGCGAAGCCGCCGGACACCTCGGCGGTCGAGGCGCGGCCCATCTCGCGGACGGCGGCGATGTCCTCGTCCCCGGCGCGCCGGCGGCCGATCTCGGTGCCGCGCCCTGCTCCGCCGTCCGTGCCGTCGGCCCGCGCGCCGGACGCCGGCAGGTGCACGGCCATCCCGGCGTCGGAGCCGGCCGAGGCGACGACGCGCTCCAACTGGTCGCGGTCGGTGGTGATGGACAGCGCCGGGGCGACGGCGGCGGCCTCCCGCTCGGCGCCCGCGAAGGCACGGTCCCGGGCCATCTCGCGGATGACGAGGCCGAGTGGGACCGCGAAGGCGACCACGACCATCGCGGTGACCGCCAGCGACACCTTGACCAGGGCCCATCTCATCGTGGCGGCTCCGCCCCGGGGGACCCGGCGGACGGCCCGGCGGCCGGGCCCGCGGGGCGCTCGGGCGGCGCTTGCGCGGGCCGTGCGGTGGGCAGGACCGCGGGGGGCCCGGTGGGCGCTTGCGCGGGCGACACGGGGGGCTGGTCCGCGGGCGGTTCCAGTTTCACGCCGACACCGCGCAGGGTGTGCAGGTAGCGGGGCCGGGCCGCGGTCTCGCCGAGTTTGCGCCGCAACCAGGACAGATGGACGTCGATGGTCTGGTCGTCGCCGTAGGACTGCTGCCAGACCTCGGCGAGCAGCTCCCTGCGGGGGACGACGACGCCAGGGCGTCCGGCGAGGAAGGCGAGCAGGTCGAACTCACGGCGGGTCAGGTCGAGCCGGGCACCGTCCAGTTCGGCCTGGCGGCGCAGCGGGTCGACGGTGAGGCCGCCGACCCGGATGACGGTCGACGGCGCCGCCTCGGCCGGGCCGGACCTGGCCCGGCGCAGGACGGCCGCCATCCGGGCCGACAGGTGCTCGACGGAGAACGGCTTGGTGAGGTAGTCGTCCGCGCCCGCGTTCAACAGCCGTACGACCTCCGCCTCGTCGTCCCGGGCGGTGGCGACGATCACCGGCACGTCGGTGATGCCGCGCAGCATCTTCAGCGCCTCGGAGCCGTCCAGGTCGGGCAGTCCGAGGTCCAGGATCACCACGTCGAAGCGGAAATGGGCGACCTCGCGCAGCGCCTCCAGTGCCGTACCGACGCTGCGCACGGTGTGCGCGGCGTCGGTCAGGTGCCGGATGAGCGCCGAGCGTACGAACTGGTCGTCCTCGACCACGAGCACACTTGCCATGGGCGGCACCGTACGCCATGCGGCCGAGCCCGGTGCGGGC
This region of Streptomyces ambofaciens ATCC 23877 genomic DNA includes:
- a CDS encoding sensor histidine kinase; its protein translation is MRWALVKVSLAVTAMVVVAFAVPLGLVIREMARDRAFAGAEREAAAVAPALSITTDRDQLERVVASAGSDAGMAVHLPASGARADGTDGGAGRGTEIGRRRAGDEDIAAVREMGRASTAEVSGGFALLQPVALSTGEIAVVEVYVPESAVTNGVGTAWAVLAGVGIALIVGSVAVADRLGVRMVQPAQRLVEGAHELGEGKLGARVPEEGPNELRLAAVAFNSMADQVVQLLANERELAADLSHRLRTPLTVLRLNAASLGEGPAADQTRAAVEQLEREVDTIIRTARDAKPQTAAAGPGAGCDAAEVVRERMGFWSALAEDEGRKWRVAGADRPVRIPVARADLAASLDALLGNVFRHTAEGTAFAVDLHNGEDAVIVLVSDAGPGIPDPEAAMARGRGSGHDGSTGLGLDIVRRLAESTGGDVRIGSSVLGGTEVRIWIQLDGRAAPARRGHRGTVRRRRTPRPVSTFNRSRSLP
- a CDS encoding response regulator, with the protein product MASVLVVEDDQFVRSALIRHLTDAAHTVRSVGTALEALREVAHFRFDVVILDLGLPDLDGSEALKMLRGITDVPVIVATARDDEAEVVRLLNAGADDYLTKPFSVEHLSARMAAVLRRARSGPAEAAPSTVIRVGGLTVDPLRRQAELDGARLDLTRREFDLLAFLAGRPGVVVPRRELLAEVWQQSYGDDQTIDVHLSWLRRKLGETAARPRYLHTLRGVGVKLEPPADQPPVSPAQAPTGPPAVLPTARPAQAPPERPAGPAAGPSAGSPGAEPPR